One genomic window of Geodermatophilus sp. DSM 44513 includes the following:
- the murJ gene encoding murein biosynthesis integral membrane protein MurJ, producing MSDRPVGEQQRRPLPPVPPPPAAARGPESGSGERVRRDPAPPAVPGPVTPPALPLPPPPYPKAPPGGRPLPPVPPRAQRVRDLPPVPPPRQPSRFVPGPDDTQLIPVLPAVPRRVDETDEEVEAREGRPGASGGILRAAGTMAVATLVSRITGLLRTMVLTAALGVGLVGDAYNTSNTLPNIVYELLLGGVLTSVVVPLLVRAQERDRDGGTAYAQRLATVAVLGLVVVTALAVLAAPLLTRLYGLGEDPEQYRLATWLARILLLEIVFYGIGALAQAILNSRGVFGPPAWAPVLNNVVVIVTGFLFLAAAGPGELTPVTITPLQVWLLGGGTALGIAVQALVLLPLLRRAGVPLRPRWGLRDTGLREIGTLGLWVVGYVAISQVGVVVATRIANDAGRDGGLGSLGLANASLLFQMPYGIIGVALLTALVPRMSRAAARSDVPGVVRDLSLGTRLSALGLLPVSAALTVLGPAIAVVTFARGNTGVEEARTIGLALAVGAFGLLPMAVTLLQLRVFYAMQDTRTPTLLQLGMVGVRVPLLVAVPVLVQPEDVVPGLMLVTGLTYVVGWVLGNVLLRRRLGSLDSRTTLLPVLRVAVVATLAGLLGWLAVSLADDALDPSVAGSLATVLLGTVVIGVTTLLGFVVARVPEVREPLAALRARRGRG from the coding sequence GTGAGCGACCGTCCGGTGGGGGAGCAGCAGCGCCGGCCGCTGCCGCCCGTGCCGCCTCCCCCGGCCGCGGCGCGCGGGCCGGAGTCCGGGTCCGGTGAGCGCGTCCGGCGCGACCCGGCCCCGCCCGCCGTGCCCGGCCCGGTCACCCCGCCGGCCCTGCCGCTGCCCCCGCCGCCGTACCCCAAGGCGCCGCCGGGCGGGCGGCCGCTGCCCCCGGTCCCACCCCGGGCGCAGCGGGTCCGGGACCTCCCCCCGGTGCCCCCGCCCCGGCAGCCGTCGCGCTTCGTGCCCGGCCCGGACGACACCCAGCTCATCCCGGTGCTGCCCGCCGTGCCGCGGCGGGTGGACGAGACCGACGAGGAGGTCGAGGCCCGCGAGGGCCGTCCCGGCGCCAGCGGCGGCATCCTGCGCGCCGCCGGCACGATGGCGGTGGCCACGCTGGTCTCCCGCATCACCGGCCTGCTGCGCACGATGGTGCTCACCGCGGCGCTGGGCGTCGGCCTGGTCGGCGACGCCTACAACACCTCCAACACGCTGCCCAACATCGTCTACGAGCTGCTGCTCGGCGGGGTGCTCACCTCGGTGGTCGTGCCGCTGCTGGTCCGCGCCCAGGAGCGGGACCGCGACGGCGGCACCGCCTACGCCCAGCGCCTGGCCACCGTCGCCGTCCTCGGGCTGGTCGTGGTCACCGCGCTCGCGGTGCTCGCCGCGCCGCTGCTGACCCGGCTGTACGGCCTCGGCGAGGACCCCGAGCAGTACCGGCTGGCCACCTGGCTGGCCCGCATCCTGCTCCTGGAGATCGTCTTCTACGGGATCGGCGCCCTGGCCCAGGCGATCCTCAACTCCCGCGGGGTGTTCGGTCCGCCGGCCTGGGCCCCGGTGCTCAACAACGTGGTCGTCATCGTCACCGGGTTCCTCTTCCTCGCCGCCGCCGGCCCCGGGGAGCTGACCCCGGTGACCATCACCCCGCTGCAGGTGTGGCTGCTCGGCGGCGGCACCGCGCTGGGCATCGCCGTGCAGGCACTGGTGCTGCTGCCGCTGCTGCGCCGGGCCGGCGTGCCACTGCGCCCGCGCTGGGGGCTGCGCGACACCGGACTGCGCGAGATCGGCACCCTCGGGCTGTGGGTGGTCGGCTACGTGGCGATCAGCCAGGTGGGCGTCGTGGTGGCCACCCGGATCGCCAACGACGCCGGGCGGGACGGCGGGCTGGGGTCGCTGGGCCTGGCCAACGCCAGCCTGCTGTTCCAGATGCCCTACGGGATCATCGGCGTGGCCCTGCTGACCGCGCTGGTGCCGCGGATGAGCCGGGCCGCGGCGCGCTCCGACGTCCCCGGCGTGGTGCGCGACCTGTCGCTGGGCACCCGGCTGTCGGCCCTGGGCCTGCTGCCGGTCAGCGCGGCGCTGACCGTGCTCGGCCCGGCGATCGCGGTGGTGACCTTCGCCCGCGGGAACACCGGCGTCGAGGAGGCCCGCACCATCGGCCTGGCGCTGGCCGTCGGCGCCTTCGGGCTGCTGCCGATGGCGGTCACCCTGCTGCAGCTGCGGGTGTTCTACGCGATGCAGGACACCCGCACGCCCACGCTGCTGCAGCTGGGCATGGTCGGCGTCCGCGTGCCGCTGCTGGTGGCCGTACCGGTGCTGGTGCAGCCGGAGGACGTGGTGCCCGGCCTGATGCTCGTCACCGGCCTGACCTACGTCGTCGGCTGGGTGCTGGGCAACGTGCTGCTGCGCCGCCGCCTGGGGTCACTGGACAGCCGCACGACGCTGCTGCCGGTGCTGCGCGTGGCCGTCGTCGCGACGCTCGCCGGCCTGCTGGGGTGGCTCGCGGTGTCCCTGGCCGACGACGCCCTGGACCCGTCGGTGGCAGGGTCGCTCGCCACCGTGCTGCTCGGTACCGTGGTCATCGGCGTCACGACCCTCCTCGGGTTCGTGGTCGCCCGTGTCCCCGAGGTCCGGGAGCCCCTGGCGGCGCTGCGGGCCCGGCGGGGGCGCGGGTGA
- the trxA gene encoding thioredoxin, with the protein MAGNTVTVTDASFADDVLGSDKPVLVDFWAEWCGPCKMVAPVLEEIASEHGDKLTIAKLNIDENPQIARDYQVMSIPTMTVFQGGKPVKSIIGAKPKGAILSDLADYL; encoded by the coding sequence ATGGCAGGCAACACCGTGACCGTCACCGACGCGAGCTTCGCCGACGACGTGCTGGGCAGTGACAAGCCCGTGCTCGTCGACTTCTGGGCGGAGTGGTGCGGCCCGTGCAAGATGGTCGCCCCGGTCCTGGAGGAGATCGCCTCCGAGCACGGCGACAAGCTGACGATCGCCAAGCTCAACATCGACGAGAACCCGCAGATCGCGCGTGACTACCAGGTCATGTCCATCCCGACGATGACCGTCTTCCAGGGCGGCAAGCCGGTGAAGAGCATCATCGGCGCCAAGCCCAAGGGCGCGATCCTCTCCGACCTCGCCGACTACCTGTGA
- a CDS encoding N-acetylmuramoyl-L-alanine amidase, with protein sequence MGTDSQMQPLGPGDRGPVVADVRAALRALTLLPAGEAQEPVPLEQTVYDPATELAVRHFQQVRGLTVDGRVGEETYRALSEARWSLGDRLLHHDPVRPMRGDDVTNLQDRLHELGYDAGPVDGVFGAQTEAGLRTFQRDYGLTSDGTCGPATLRALRQLGRKVTGGRPQLLRQSASFVESGPHLIGRRIVVDPGHGGTDRGFSAGETTEADLVLDLASRIEGRLAAAGATVYLTRGRHQDPTPAERTAFANDARADLFLSLHTDAHRSEHARGVASYYYGTGSGPSSTVGEQFANLARREVVARTGLLDLGSHPKTWDLLRMTRMPAVRLDCGYLSHPVDRLLLLDARLRSTVASAVLAAVQRLFLPAEADPPTGTFVLPARG encoded by the coding sequence ATGGGAACCGACAGCCAGATGCAGCCCCTGGGGCCCGGGGACCGCGGTCCCGTCGTGGCCGACGTGCGCGCCGCCCTGCGCGCCCTGACCCTGCTGCCCGCCGGCGAGGCCCAGGAGCCGGTACCGCTGGAGCAGACGGTCTACGACCCGGCCACCGAACTCGCCGTGCGGCACTTCCAGCAGGTGCGCGGCCTCACCGTCGACGGCCGGGTCGGCGAGGAGACCTACCGCGCGCTGTCCGAGGCGCGCTGGTCCCTGGGCGACCGGCTGCTGCACCACGACCCGGTGCGCCCGATGCGCGGGGACGACGTCACCAACCTGCAGGACCGGCTGCACGAGCTCGGCTACGACGCCGGCCCGGTCGACGGCGTCTTCGGCGCGCAGACCGAGGCCGGTCTGCGGACCTTCCAGCGCGACTACGGCCTGACCTCCGACGGCACCTGCGGGCCGGCCACGCTGCGCGCCCTGCGCCAGCTCGGCCGCAAGGTCACCGGCGGGCGGCCGCAGCTGCTGCGGCAGAGCGCCAGCTTCGTGGAGAGCGGCCCGCACCTGATCGGCCGGCGGATCGTCGTCGACCCCGGGCACGGCGGCACCGACCGCGGCTTCAGCGCCGGGGAGACCACCGAGGCCGACCTGGTCCTCGACCTGGCCTCCCGCATCGAGGGCCGGCTCGCCGCGGCGGGGGCCACCGTGTACCTGACCCGCGGCCGACACCAGGACCCGACCCCGGCGGAGCGGACGGCGTTCGCCAACGACGCCCGCGCCGACCTGTTCCTGTCCCTGCACACCGACGCACACCGTTCCGAGCACGCCCGCGGGGTGGCCAGCTACTACTACGGCACCGGGTCGGGCCCGTCCTCGACGGTGGGGGAGCAGTTCGCGAACCTGGCCCGGCGGGAGGTCGTCGCCCGCACTGGGCTGCTGGACCTCGGCTCCCACCCGAAGACGTGGGACCTGCTGCGGATGACCCGGATGCCCGCCGTCCGGCTGGACTGCGGCTACCTGTCGCACCCCGTGGACCGGCTGCTGCTGCTGGACGCCCGGCTGCGCAGCACGGTCGCCAGCGCCGTCCTGGCCGCCGTCCAGCGGTTGTTCCTTCCCGCCGAGGCCGACCCGCCCACCGGCACCTTCGTGCTGCCCGCGAGGGGCTGA
- the trxB gene encoding thioredoxin-disulfide reductase: MPAIPPAEHDGVRDLIIIGSGPAGYTAAVYAARANLHPLVFEGSQFGGALMTTTEVENFPGFAEGIQGPQLMDDMRTQAERFGAELVARDVTEVDLTAEPKVVTVGDEVHRAHAVIVATGSKYRYLGLDNEQRLLGRGVSACATCDGFFFRDQDIAVVGGGDSAMEEATFLTRFARSVTVVHRREELRASKIMQQRAQGNDKIRWALGKQVTDVLGDQTVSGVQLTDVGTGAIEELPVSGVFVAIGHDPRSELFVGQLKLDDEGYVQVEHPTTRTNLEGVFACGDVVDHIYRQAITSAGTGAAAAIDAERWLATAFGER, encoded by the coding sequence GTGCCCGCGATCCCGCCCGCCGAGCACGACGGCGTCCGCGACCTGATCATCATCGGGTCCGGTCCGGCCGGGTACACCGCCGCCGTCTACGCCGCCCGCGCGAACCTCCACCCCCTGGTGTTCGAGGGCTCGCAGTTCGGCGGCGCGCTGATGACCACGACCGAGGTCGAGAACTTCCCCGGGTTCGCCGAGGGCATCCAGGGCCCGCAGCTCATGGACGACATGCGCACCCAGGCCGAGCGCTTCGGCGCCGAGCTGGTGGCCCGCGACGTCACCGAGGTCGACCTGACCGCCGAGCCCAAGGTCGTCACGGTCGGCGACGAGGTGCACCGGGCGCACGCGGTCATCGTCGCGACCGGGTCGAAGTACCGCTACCTCGGGCTGGACAACGAGCAGCGGCTGCTGGGCCGCGGCGTGTCGGCCTGCGCGACCTGCGACGGCTTCTTCTTCCGCGACCAGGACATCGCCGTGGTCGGCGGTGGCGACTCGGCGATGGAGGAGGCCACCTTCCTCACCCGCTTCGCCCGGTCGGTGACCGTCGTGCACCGGCGGGAGGAGCTGCGCGCCTCCAAGATCATGCAGCAGCGGGCCCAGGGGAACGACAAGATCCGCTGGGCGCTGGGCAAGCAGGTCACCGACGTGCTCGGCGACCAGACGGTCTCCGGCGTCCAGCTGACCGACGTCGGCACCGGCGCCATTGAGGAGCTGCCGGTCTCCGGGGTGTTCGTCGCCATCGGCCACGACCCCCGCAGCGAGCTGTTCGTCGGCCAGCTCAAGCTCGACGACGAGGGGTACGTCCAGGTCGAGCACCCCACCACCCGGACCAACCTCGAGGGCGTCTTCGCCTGCGGTGACGTGGTCGACCACATCTACCGCCAGGCGATCACCTCCGCCGGCACCGGGGCCGCGGCCGCCATCGACGCCGAGCGATGGCTGGCCACCGCCTTCGGCGAGCGCTGA
- a CDS encoding PLP-dependent aminotransferase family protein, with protein sequence MASLPPGTSPGPGAHHPAPRHPRLDPLADRYAARTHGMKASEIRALFSVVSRPEVVSLAGGMPAVTALPLDAVGSMIGELVSGMGAQTLQYGSGQGDPRLRERICDVMALEGITDANPSEVVVTVGSQQGLDLVTRVFVDPGDVVLAEGPSYVGALGVFQAAQARVRHVAMDDDGLVPEALEQALLECRAAGDRVKFLYTVPNYHNPAGVTLSEPRRQAVVEIADRYDLLVIEDNPYGLLGFDREPMRALRARDDRRVIYLGSFSKTFSPGLRVGWVLAPLAVREKLVLATEAQVLCPPSLTQYAVARYLDTQPWREQVKHFVELYRERRDATLESLEALMPPGTTWTRPDGGFYVWLKLPHGLDAKLMQPRAVNAHVAYVPGIGFYADGSGREHLRLSYCFPEPDQIREGVRRLARVIEAELDLHATFDGVDTGTFRAVSGGRPGAVGPASSDRSEERA encoded by the coding sequence GTGGCCTCCCTCCCGCCCGGCACGTCCCCGGGCCCCGGTGCGCACCACCCGGCTCCGCGGCACCCGCGGCTGGACCCGCTGGCCGACCGGTACGCGGCCCGCACGCACGGGATGAAGGCCTCGGAGATCCGCGCGCTGTTCTCCGTCGTGAGCCGTCCGGAGGTGGTCTCGCTGGCCGGCGGGATGCCCGCCGTCACCGCGCTGCCCCTGGACGCCGTCGGCTCCATGATCGGTGAGCTCGTGTCCGGGATGGGCGCGCAGACGCTGCAGTACGGCTCCGGTCAGGGCGACCCGCGGCTGCGCGAGCGGATCTGCGACGTCATGGCCCTGGAGGGCATCACCGACGCCAACCCCAGCGAGGTCGTGGTCACCGTCGGCTCCCAGCAGGGGCTGGACCTGGTCACCCGCGTGTTCGTCGACCCGGGCGACGTCGTCCTCGCCGAGGGCCCCTCCTACGTGGGCGCCCTGGGCGTGTTCCAGGCCGCGCAGGCACGCGTGCGGCACGTCGCGATGGACGACGACGGGCTCGTCCCCGAGGCGCTGGAGCAGGCGCTGCTGGAGTGCCGGGCGGCCGGTGACCGGGTGAAGTTCCTCTACACCGTGCCCAACTACCACAACCCGGCCGGCGTCACGCTGTCCGAGCCGCGCCGGCAGGCCGTCGTGGAGATCGCCGACCGGTACGACCTGCTGGTCATCGAGGACAACCCCTACGGCCTGCTGGGCTTCGACCGCGAGCCGATGCGCGCCCTGCGCGCCCGGGACGACCGGCGGGTCATCTACCTCGGCTCGTTCTCCAAGACGTTCTCCCCGGGCCTGCGGGTGGGCTGGGTGCTCGCCCCGCTCGCCGTCCGGGAGAAGCTGGTGCTGGCCACCGAGGCGCAGGTGCTCTGCCCGCCGTCGCTCACCCAGTACGCCGTGGCCCGCTACCTGGACACGCAGCCGTGGCGCGAGCAGGTCAAGCACTTCGTCGAGCTCTACCGCGAGCGGCGCGACGCCACCCTGGAGTCCCTGGAGGCGCTCATGCCGCCGGGCACCACCTGGACCCGCCCGGACGGCGGGTTCTACGTGTGGCTGAAGCTGCCGCACGGGCTGGACGCCAAGCTGATGCAGCCGCGCGCGGTCAACGCGCACGTGGCCTACGTGCCGGGCATCGGCTTCTACGCCGACGGGTCGGGCCGGGAGCACCTGCGGCTGTCCTACTGCTTCCCCGAGCCGGACCAGATCCGCGAGGGGGTGCGCCGGCTGGCCCGCGTCATCGAGGCCGAACTGGACCTGCACGCCACCTTCGACGGCGTGGACACCGGCACCTTCCGCGCCGTGTCCGGCGGCCGGCCGGGCGCCGTCGGTCCGGCCAGCAGCGACCGCTCCGAGGAGCGGGCATGA